From Plasmodium cynomolgi strain B DNA, scaffold: 0584, whole genome shotgun sequence, the proteins below share one genomic window:
- a CDS encoding hypothetical protein (putative): protein MHSVEVYIQARSTELTKDVCLELYYDISSELDKKFSELQSAGDADIRKKCYDLDNYINTIKEEYKRCEKHVPKDDINIDNYIKELSTTHDKYTKCSSASTSNGKEGDISKPETKELCTDPVGCAKEQVPPQEKILESSCKKDSSESGCLHQEEILKQNVELSALSDNTTTEQKTTVASTASTLDDPLVPNCPLCNSSDIRVIPSPSCPSQAKPNPSSDVISNNLSLYVPNNEQYIIMVMNLPMAAIVMKL from the exons ATGCATTCAGTGGAAGTTTATATTCAAGCTCGAAGTACAGAATTAACTAAAGATGTTTGTTTAGAATTATATTACGATATAAGCAGTGAgcttgataaaaaattttcggaATTGCAGAGTGCTGGAGATGCAGATATACGCAAAAAATGTTATGATTtagataattatataaatacaatAAAAGAAGAATACAAAAGATGTGAGAAGCATGTTCCAAAAGATGATATAAATATTGACAATTATATTAAAGAATTATCAACTACACATGATAAATATACTAAATGTTCTAGTGCATCGACATCCAATGGTAAGGAAGGTGATATATCGAAACCtgaaacaaaagaattaTGTACAGATCCAGTGGGATGCGCAAAGGAACAAGTTCCAccacaagaaaaaatattagaatcaagttgtaaaaaagatTCATCTGAATCCGGCTGTTTACATCaggaggaaattttaaaacaaaatgtggAACTTTCTGCTCTATCTGACAATACGACTACAGAGCAGAAAACCACCGTTGCATCTACAGCAAGTACATTAGATGATCCTCTAGTGCCTAACTGTCCCTTATGTAATTCTTCAGATATCAGAGTAATTCCTTCTCCGAGTTGTCCATCACAAGCTAAACCTAACCCCAGTTCAGACGTAATATCAAACAACCTCTCACTTTACGTACCCAATAATGAACAATATA taataatgGTTATGAACCTTCCAATGGCTGCAATAGTgatgaaattataa